The Alteriqipengyuania halimionae genome contains a region encoding:
- the lexA gene encoding transcriptional repressor LexA: MLTRKQHELLGFIQARLEETGVSPSFEEMKDALDLKSKSGVHRLISALEERGFIRRLPNRARALEVIRQPEDAVAAVGAKKPASPPSIKMPETTPQPANDVIEIPLHGRIAAGVPIEAMEDYQTLPVPAALLGAGDHFALEVSGDSMIEAGIFDGDYALVKRTDTARDGEIVVALVRDEEATLKYLRRESGRVRLDPANAAYEAQVYDANEVRVQGKLAGLLRRYN; the protein is encoded by the coding sequence TTGCTCACTCGCAAACAGCATGAATTGCTTGGTTTCATCCAGGCGCGGCTCGAAGAAACGGGAGTTTCGCCCAGTTTCGAGGAAATGAAGGACGCGCTCGATCTGAAATCGAAGTCCGGCGTCCATCGCCTCATTTCCGCGTTGGAAGAGCGCGGGTTCATTCGCCGCCTGCCCAACCGGGCGCGCGCGCTCGAAGTGATCCGGCAGCCCGAAGATGCGGTGGCCGCGGTCGGGGCAAAGAAACCCGCCAGCCCGCCATCGATCAAGATGCCGGAAACCACGCCGCAGCCCGCCAACGACGTGATCGAGATTCCGCTGCACGGCCGGATCGCGGCCGGTGTGCCGATCGAGGCGATGGAAGATTACCAGACCCTGCCCGTGCCCGCCGCGCTGCTGGGTGCCGGCGATCACTTCGCGCTCGAAGTGTCGGGCGATTCGATGATCGAGGCCGGGATTTTCGACGGCGATTATGCGCTGGTGAAACGCACCGATACGGCGCGCGACGGCGAAATCGTGGTGGCGCTGGTGCGCGACGAGGAAGCCACGCTCAAATATCTGCGCCGCGAAAGCGGCCGCGTGCGGCTCGATCCGGCCAATGCGGCCTACGAAGCACAGGTCTATGACGCCAACGAAGTCCGCGTCCAGGGCAAGCTGGCAGGGCTTTTGCGCCGCTACAACTGA
- the grpE gene encoding nucleotide exchange factor GrpE, producing MTNQNDTNGADAPDPEVQEELRGVPDDMLEGDDEAAEAEGEGGDLSEALAQLRADLETSKQDVLYARAETQNVRRRLEKDVSDARQYGATGFARDILSVADNLSRALDHVPEALREDDKSKRFIEGIEATQREIDKVFAQHGISRIAAVGLPLDPNQHQAMMEVPTDDAEPGTIVQEMQAGYMLRDRLLRPAMVGVAKKPD from the coding sequence ATGACCAACCAGAACGACACCAATGGCGCGGATGCGCCCGATCCCGAAGTGCAGGAAGAACTGCGCGGCGTACCCGACGACATGCTCGAGGGCGATGACGAGGCGGCGGAGGCCGAGGGCGAGGGGGGCGACCTTTCCGAAGCGCTCGCCCAGCTGCGCGCCGATCTCGAAACCAGCAAGCAGGACGTGCTTTACGCGCGCGCCGAAACGCAGAACGTGCGGAGGCGGCTTGAAAAGGACGTCTCCGATGCGCGGCAATATGGCGCGACCGGCTTCGCCCGCGATATCCTGTCGGTGGCGGACAATCTGTCGCGCGCGCTCGACCACGTGCCCGAAGCCCTGCGCGAAGACGACAAGTCGAAGCGCTTCATCGAAGGCATCGAAGCGACCCAGCGCGAGATCGACAAGGTCTTCGCCCAGCACGGGATCAGCCGCATTGCCGCGGTCGGGTTGCCGCTCGATCCGAACCAGCACCAGGCGATGATGGAAGTGCCGACCGACGATGCCGAACCCGGCACGATCGTGCAGGAAATGCAGGCGGGCTACATGCTGCGCGATCGCCTGCTCCGCCCGGCGATGGTTGGGGTGGCAAAGAAGCCCGATTAG
- the hrcA gene encoding heat-inducible transcriptional repressor HrcA, protein MTSPPLIDLTDRAREIFRLVVERYLDDGQPVGSKTLAGEGALDLSPASIRSVLAELENVGLLAAPHTSAGRMPTDTGLRLFVDGMMQVAEPSAEERAAIREKLGEPGTVEHALERTSALLSDLSGAAGMVMVPRREPRLSQLSLVPIAANRALAVLVGEDGQVENRMLELPGPIDVGALQAAGNYATARLAGRTLPEAVAAIRNEIASGRTRLDTASRDLVERGIAVWSEDASQRPVLIVRGQAKLLDDSAMGDIERVRSLLDELENKESVAALLDNAREADATRIFIGSENRLFSLSGSSVVAAPYRDREGKVVGVLGVIGPTRLNYARVVPMIDFTANSLSKLIS, encoded by the coding sequence ATGACATCCCCACCGCTCATCGACCTGACCGATCGCGCGCGCGAGATTTTCCGCCTCGTGGTCGAACGCTATCTCGATGACGGGCAGCCGGTCGGTTCGAAAACACTCGCGGGGGAGGGGGCGCTCGACCTTTCGCCCGCCTCGATCCGTTCGGTTCTGGCCGAGCTCGAAAATGTCGGGCTGCTGGCCGCACCGCATACCAGCGCGGGCCGCATGCCGACCGATACGGGGCTGCGCCTGTTCGTGGACGGGATGATGCAGGTCGCCGAACCGAGCGCGGAAGAGCGGGCGGCCATCCGCGAGAAACTCGGCGAGCCCGGCACGGTCGAACACGCGCTCGAACGCACCAGCGCGCTGCTGTCCGATCTTTCGGGCGCGGCAGGCATGGTGATGGTTCCGCGTCGCGAGCCGCGCCTGAGCCAGCTTTCGCTGGTCCCGATCGCGGCCAATCGCGCGCTGGCGGTGCTGGTGGGCGAGGACGGGCAGGTCGAGAACCGCATGCTCGAATTGCCCGGCCCGATCGATGTCGGCGCGCTGCAGGCGGCGGGCAATTATGCCACCGCACGGCTCGCGGGGCGCACGCTGCCCGAAGCGGTCGCGGCGATCCGCAACGAGATCGCCAGCGGACGCACGCGGCTCGATACCGCAAGCCGCGATCTGGTCGAACGCGGGATCGCGGTGTGGAGCGAGGACGCGAGCCAGCGCCCGGTGCTGATCGTGCGCGGTCAGGCCAAATTGCTCGACGACAGCGCGATGGGGGATATCGAGCGGGTCCGATCGCTGCTCGACGAGCTGGAAAACAAGGAATCGGTAGCCGCACTGCTCGACAATGCGCGCGAGGCCGACGCGACGCGCATTTTCATCGGATCGGAAAACCGGCTGTTCTCGCTGTCGGGCTCCTCGGTGGTCGCAGCGCCCTATCGCGATCGCGAGGGAAAAGTGGTGGGTGTGCTGGGTGTGATCGGCCCCACGCGGTTGAATTATGCCCGCGTGGTCCCCATGATCGATTTCACAGCGAATTCGCTCAGTAAACTCATCAGTTAA
- the rph gene encoding ribonuclease PH: MRPSGRAPDEMRPISIETGYTKHAEGSCLISFGDTKVLCTASVEDRLPPWLRGKGQGWVTGEYSMLPRATHTRGSREAARGKQSGRTQEIQRLIGRSLRAVVDMKALGEHQITLDCDVIQADGGTRTASISGAWVALRLAVNGLLKSGAIASDPITAKIAAVSCGIYNGTPVLDLDYDEDSSADADANFVLIEGGQIAEVQATAEGATYDEEGLMRLLRLAQMGCADIFKAQDKAIG, from the coding sequence ATGCGTCCTTCCGGCCGTGCGCCCGACGAAATGCGCCCCATCAGTATCGAGACCGGTTACACCAAGCACGCCGAGGGTTCGTGCCTGATCAGCTTCGGCGATACCAAGGTGCTGTGCACCGCGAGCGTCGAGGATCGCCTGCCGCCGTGGCTGCGCGGCAAGGGACAGGGCTGGGTTACCGGCGAATATTCGATGCTGCCCCGCGCTACCCATACCCGTGGCAGCCGCGAGGCCGCACGCGGCAAGCAGTCGGGACGCACCCAGGAAATCCAGCGTCTGATCGGACGCTCGCTGCGCGCGGTGGTCGATATGAAGGCGCTTGGCGAACACCAGATCACGCTCGATTGCGATGTGATCCAGGCCGATGGCGGTACGCGCACCGCCTCGATCTCGGGCGCCTGGGTGGCGCTGCGGCTCGCGGTCAACGGCCTGCTCAAGTCGGGCGCGATCGCATCGGACCCGATCACCGCCAAGATCGCCGCGGTCAGTTGCGGGATCTACAACGGCACGCCGGTGCTCGATCTCGACTACGATGAAGACAGCTCGGCCGATGCCGACGCCAATTTCGTGCTCATCGAAGGCGGCCAGATCGCCGAAGTGCAGGCGACAGCCGAAGGCGCGACCTATGACGAAGAAGGCCTGATGCGCCTGCTCCGCCTCGCACAGATGGGCTGTGCCGACATTTTCAAGGCGCAAGACAAGGCGATCGGGTGA
- the rdgB gene encoding RdgB/HAM1 family non-canonical purine NTP pyrophosphatase: protein MSTHPPLGAKLVIATHNAGKLKEISALLAPYGIECVSAGALGLPEPAETGTTFVDNALIKARAAAEAAQLPALADDSGLSVAALDGKPGVYTADWAERQWFEGDAGRDWYMAMGKVEGKLAEQGPDVDRSAWFSCVLAIAWPDGEHVTFEGRAEGTLAWPPRGTLGFGYDPVFVPEGRDQTFAELDPEEKHRISHRADAFAKLVKALFA, encoded by the coding sequence GTGAGCACGCATCCGCCCCTCGGCGCCAAGCTCGTCATTGCGACGCACAATGCGGGCAAGCTGAAAGAGATTTCGGCGCTGCTCGCGCCGTACGGGATCGAGTGCGTGTCCGCAGGCGCGCTCGGCCTGCCCGAACCGGCCGAGACCGGCACGACCTTCGTGGACAACGCGCTAATCAAGGCGCGGGCTGCGGCCGAAGCGGCGCAACTGCCGGCGCTGGCCGACGATAGCGGGCTGTCGGTCGCCGCGCTCGACGGAAAGCCGGGCGTCTACACCGCGGACTGGGCCGAGCGGCAATGGTTCGAAGGCGATGCGGGGCGCGACTGGTACATGGCGATGGGGAAGGTCGAGGGGAAACTCGCCGAGCAGGGCCCCGACGTCGATCGCAGCGCATGGTTCTCCTGCGTGCTGGCGATCGCATGGCCCGATGGCGAGCATGTGACGTTCGAAGGACGCGCGGAAGGCACGCTGGCCTGGCCGCCGCGCGGCACGCTGGGTTTCGGATACGATCCGGTGTTCGTGCCCGAGGGCCGCGATCAGACCTTCGCCGAACTCGATCCGGAAGAAAAGCACCGCATCAGCCACCGCGCCGATGCCTTTGCCAAGCTGGTCAAGGCGCTGTTCGCCTAG
- a CDS encoding CAP domain-containing protein, producing the protein MIWLRLLAMFAIVSGLTAPLPAARGSADLVAPIMDLHNRERALFGQNQLAWSPSLAREAQDWADELARRGVLQHAGRTATRGAGENLWMGTAGYYSIEDMIGGFVEEKRHFQPGRFPDVSRTGDWIDVGHYTQMIWPTTQEIGCALATGAGQDVLVCRYWPAGNWMGHMVGFEPEGRARRTAP; encoded by the coding sequence ATGATCTGGCTTCGGCTCCTGGCGATGTTTGCGATCGTTTCCGGGCTGACCGCACCGCTCCCGGCGGCTCGCGGCTCGGCCGATCTCGTCGCGCCCATCATGGATTTGCACAACCGCGAACGCGCGCTTTTCGGGCAGAACCAGCTCGCATGGAGCCCCAGCCTGGCACGCGAGGCGCAGGATTGGGCCGATGAACTCGCCCGTCGCGGCGTCCTTCAGCATGCCGGACGAACGGCGACTCGCGGTGCGGGCGAAAACCTGTGGATGGGGACAGCCGGCTATTACTCGATCGAAGACATGATCGGCGGATTCGTCGAGGAAAAGCGACACTTCCAGCCCGGTCGTTTTCCCGATGTCTCACGCACCGGCGACTGGATCGATGTCGGCCACTACACCCAGATGATCTGGCCCACGACCCAAGAAATCGGCTGCGCGCTCGCGACGGGGGCCGGACAAGACGTGCTCGTCTGCCGCTATTGGCCGGCCGGAAACTGGATGGGACACATGGTGGGCTTCGAGCCCGAAGGCCGCGCTAGGCGAACAGCGCCTTGA
- the hemW gene encoding radical SAM family heme chaperone HemW: MARALYIHWPFCLSKCPYCDFNSHVRAAVDADEWRAALLADMRHEAELAGGEKLTSIFFGGGTPSLMPPALVGALLDEAQRLWGFAPGIEITLEANPTSIEAGNFAALAGAGINRVSLGIQALEDEALHFLGREHSVPEALRALEIAQTQFARVSFDLIYARPNQTDAAWFAELERALALGTEHLSLYQLTIEPGTRFATEVRRGAFTPLDEEAAARLFAATRARMAEAGLPAYEVSNHAHLGCESAHNLAYWHYRDFVGIGPGAHGRRGGVATVRHRKPENFLGAIERNGQGIVEERPLPASEQFEEAVMMGLRLNEGIDPDALAVRLGVNAGDHLSSSRVALFEREGLLATDGARIALTEDGMLLLDRIAAEILTPSPAEAPA, from the coding sequence ATGGCACGCGCGCTCTACATCCACTGGCCCTTCTGTCTGTCGAAATGCCCCTATTGCGACTTCAACAGCCATGTGCGCGCGGCGGTGGATGCCGACGAATGGCGCGCCGCGCTGCTGGCCGACATGCGCCACGAAGCGGAACTTGCCGGCGGTGAGAAGCTGACATCGATCTTCTTCGGCGGCGGGACACCGTCGCTGATGCCACCTGCGCTGGTTGGTGCGCTGCTCGACGAGGCGCAGCGCCTGTGGGGCTTTGCACCAGGCATCGAAATCACGCTGGAGGCCAACCCGACCTCGATCGAGGCGGGCAATTTCGCCGCGCTCGCCGGGGCTGGAATCAACCGCGTGTCGCTGGGGATCCAGGCGCTGGAGGACGAGGCGCTGCATTTCCTCGGGCGCGAGCATTCGGTGCCCGAGGCGTTGCGCGCGCTGGAGATTGCGCAGACGCAGTTCGCACGCGTCAGTTTCGACCTGATCTACGCGCGTCCCAATCAGACCGACGCCGCATGGTTCGCCGAACTCGAGCGCGCATTGGCGCTTGGCACCGAGCATCTCTCGCTTTACCAGCTCACGATCGAACCCGGCACACGCTTCGCCACCGAAGTGCGGCGCGGCGCGTTTACCCCGCTCGACGAGGAAGCCGCGGCCCGGCTGTTTGCCGCCACACGGGCGCGGATGGCAGAAGCGGGGCTGCCCGCCTACGAAGTCAGCAACCACGCGCACCTCGGCTGCGAGAGCGCGCATAACCTCGCCTATTGGCACTATCGCGATTTCGTCGGCATCGGACCGGGCGCCCACGGTCGGCGCGGCGGGGTCGCAACCGTCCGCCATCGCAAGCCGGAGAACTTCCTTGGCGCGATCGAACGCAATGGCCAAGGCATCGTCGAAGAGCGCCCCCTTCCGGCGAGCGAGCAGTTCGAGGAAGCGGTGATGATGGGGCTGCGTTTGAACGAGGGGATCGACCCGGATGCGCTGGCCGTGCGTCTAGGCGTGAACGCGGGCGACCACCTTTCCTCCAGCAGGGTTGCCCTGTTCGAACGCGAAGGCCTGTTGGCGACAGATGGAGCCAGGATCGCGCTGACCGAGGACGGGATGCTGCTGCTCGACCGGATCGCGGCTGAAATCCTCACCCCCTCCCCTGCCGAAGCACCGGCATGA
- a CDS encoding tyrosine recombinase XerC yields MSASDVAAEWEAHLALAKRRSPHTVRAYVAAARRWLAHLPATDWSALARLEARDLRRQLARRRADGLSNASAARELSALKAFIAFAAERAGEEDPAPPRLRGPKVKRGIPRPVTPDEAEGLAAEVASTAREDWQGLRDQAVLLLLYGAGLRISEALSLTGDDLPQADRLTITGKGSKQRVVPIMPIVRDAVEVYAEACPHELTKDGALFRGARGGPLGQGAVQKAVARARTALGLPATATPHALRHSFATHLLGEGADLRSLQELLGHASLASTQIYTQVDAKTLLDTYRNAHPREQD; encoded by the coding sequence ATGAGCGCATCGGACGTCGCGGCCGAGTGGGAAGCGCATCTCGCGCTCGCCAAGCGACGCTCCCCGCACACGGTGCGCGCCTATGTCGCCGCGGCGCGGAGATGGCTCGCGCATTTGCCCGCAACCGACTGGTCTGCCCTCGCCCGCCTCGAAGCGCGCGACCTGCGGCGGCAATTGGCGCGGCGGCGGGCCGACGGACTGTCCAATGCAAGCGCCGCGCGCGAACTCTCGGCCCTCAAGGCGTTCATCGCCTTTGCCGCCGAGCGCGCGGGCGAAGAGGATCCCGCCCCGCCGCGCCTGCGCGGCCCCAAGGTGAAGCGCGGCATTCCGCGCCCGGTTACGCCCGACGAGGCCGAGGGGCTCGCCGCCGAAGTGGCATCGACCGCTCGCGAGGATTGGCAGGGCCTGCGCGACCAGGCAGTGCTTCTGCTACTCTACGGCGCGGGCCTGCGCATATCCGAAGCGCTCTCGCTGACCGGCGACGACCTGCCGCAGGCCGATCGCCTCACGATAACCGGCAAGGGTAGCAAGCAGCGGGTCGTCCCGATCATGCCGATCGTGCGCGATGCGGTGGAGGTCTATGCCGAAGCCTGCCCGCACGAGTTGACGAAGGACGGTGCGCTGTTTCGCGGCGCACGAGGCGGGCCCTTGGGGCAGGGAGCGGTGCAGAAAGCGGTCGCCCGCGCCCGCACGGCGCTCGGCCTGCCGGCCACTGCGACGCCGCATGCGCTGCGCCACAGCTTCGCAACGCACTTGCTGGGCGAAGGGGCGGATTTGCGCAGCCTGCAGGAATTGCTCGGCCATGCGAGCCTCGCCTCGACTCAGATCTACACGCAGGTCGATGCCAAGACGCTGCTCGACACCTATCGCAACGCCCATCCGCGCGAGCAGGACTAG
- the gshB gene encoding glutathione synthase, whose product MTLRVAVQMDPIETVKIAGDSSFALMLSAQERGHELYHYDVRSLAWDRGAITAHAAPVTVQRVEGNHFTKGETRRIDLKEDIDVVLMRQDPPFDLGYISAALLLDRLQGETLVVNDPREVINAPEKMFVLDYARFMPPTLIARSLDDVRAFQREIADEFLGGLVVKPLHGNGGKAIFRIGPDGENLSALFEVFNQTWPEPHMVQPFLPEVSEGDKRIVLVDGEVAGAINRFPGEGEFRSNLAQGGHAEGAELTEREQEICAAMGPELKKRGLVFVGIDVIGGKWLTEINVTSPTGIVAIDKFNGTDTAAKIWDAIEARQPAL is encoded by the coding sequence ATGACCCTGCGCGTGGCCGTCCAGATGGACCCGATCGAAACCGTCAAGATTGCGGGCGATTCCAGTTTCGCCCTGATGCTCTCCGCACAGGAGCGCGGGCATGAGCTTTATCACTACGATGTGCGCAGCCTGGCCTGGGATCGCGGGGCGATCACCGCGCATGCCGCTCCGGTGACGGTGCAGCGGGTCGAAGGCAATCATTTCACCAAGGGCGAGACGCGCAGGATCGATCTCAAGGAGGATATCGACGTCGTGCTGATGCGGCAGGATCCGCCGTTCGATCTGGGTTATATCAGCGCGGCGCTGTTGCTCGACCGGCTTCAGGGAGAGACGCTGGTCGTCAACGATCCGCGCGAAGTGATCAATGCGCCGGAAAAGATGTTCGTGCTCGATTACGCGCGCTTCATGCCGCCGACGCTGATCGCGCGTTCGCTCGATGACGTGCGCGCATTCCAGCGCGAGATCGCGGACGAATTCCTCGGCGGGCTGGTGGTCAAGCCGCTGCACGGAAACGGCGGCAAGGCGATCTTCCGCATCGGCCCGGACGGGGAAAACCTCTCCGCCCTGTTCGAAGTGTTCAACCAGACCTGGCCCGAACCGCATATGGTCCAGCCCTTCCTTCCCGAAGTCTCAGAGGGCGACAAACGGATCGTGCTGGTCGATGGCGAGGTTGCGGGCGCGATCAATCGTTTCCCGGGCGAGGGCGAGTTCCGTTCCAACCTCGCGCAGGGCGGCCATGCCGAAGGCGCCGAACTTACCGAGCGTGAACAGGAAATCTGCGCCGCGATGGGGCCGGAACTGAAGAAGCGCGGCCTCGTGTTCGTCGGCATCGACGTGATCGGCGGCAAATGGCTGACCGAGATCAATGTGACCTCGCCCACCGGTATCGTCGCGATCGACAAGTTCAACGGGACCGACACCGCCGCGAAGATCTGGGACGCGATCGAAGCGCGGCAACCCGCCCTGTAG
- a CDS encoding YraN family protein, with amino-acid sequence MAKTARRKAERRGRRGETLASWYLRLKGWRIVDRRVRNPRGEIDLVARRGRTIAFIEVKWRRTGEQLDTAIDEYRLQRVAAAVEASAHRYASSGEDIRIDVILVAPWARPRHIANAWQPFN; translated from the coding sequence ATGGCGAAAACGGCCCGCCGCAAAGCCGAACGGCGCGGGCGACGGGGCGAAACGCTGGCGAGCTGGTATCTGCGGCTCAAAGGCTGGCGGATCGTCGATCGCAGGGTGCGCAACCCGCGCGGCGAGATCGATCTGGTGGCCAGGCGGGGGCGCACGATCGCCTTCATCGAGGTCAAATGGCGGCGAACAGGCGAACAGCTCGATACGGCGATCGATGAATACCGTTTGCAGCGCGTGGCCGCGGCGGTCGAAGCGTCGGCCCATCGCTACGCCAGCTCCGGAGAAGATATCCGCATCGATGTGATCCTGGTTGCGCCGTGGGCCCGGCCACGCCACATCGCCAACGCATGGCAACCCTTTAACTAA
- the rsmI gene encoding 16S rRNA (cytidine(1402)-2'-O)-methyltransferase, which yields MGDPLQPGLYIVATPIGNLGDMTLRALDVLKRCDGVACEDTRVTGKLLKHFDISKPLWRYDDHSGERDRQRLIDSMQTRAVALVSDAGTPLVSDPGYRLLRDAREAGVTVTTLPGACAAIAGLTLSGLPNDRFLFAGFLPQKDKARRDTLDGLSAIDATLVFYETGPRLVKSLDAIAQWDGARDVCVARELTKLHEEARRGTATELAEHYRAHPPKGEIVLLIGPPAEQEASEADVDALLAALLDEMSPAKAAAEAARRTGRRKSELYPRAMELKA from the coding sequence ATGGGCGACCCGCTTCAACCCGGCCTCTATATTGTTGCGACGCCGATTGGCAATCTCGGCGACATGACGCTGCGCGCGCTCGATGTGCTGAAGCGCTGCGATGGCGTGGCGTGCGAGGATACGCGGGTCACCGGCAAGCTGCTCAAGCATTTCGATATCTCCAAGCCGCTGTGGCGTTACGACGATCACAGCGGGGAGAGGGACCGGCAGCGGCTGATCGATTCGATGCAGACCCGCGCGGTCGCTTTGGTCAGCGATGCGGGAACGCCGCTGGTCTCCGATCCCGGCTATCGCCTGCTGCGCGATGCGCGCGAGGCGGGCGTAACGGTGACCACCTTGCCGGGCGCTTGTGCGGCGATTGCCGGATTGACGCTGTCGGGCCTGCCCAACGATCGCTTCCTGTTTGCTGGCTTCCTGCCCCAAAAGGACAAGGCGCGGCGCGATACGCTCGACGGTTTGAGCGCGATCGACGCCACGCTGGTCTTTTACGAAACCGGGCCGCGCCTCGTGAAAAGCCTCGATGCGATCGCGCAATGGGACGGGGCACGCGATGTCTGTGTCGCGCGCGAGCTGACCAAACTGCACGAAGAAGCACGGCGCGGGACGGCGACGGAGCTTGCGGAACATTATCGCGCCCATCCCCCCAAGGGCGAGATCGTGCTGCTGATCGGTCCGCCGGCAGAGCAGGAAGCGAGCGAGGCGGATGTCGATGCCTTGCTTGCGGCTCTGCTCGACGAGATGTCTCCGGCCAAGGCGGCGGCAGAGGCGGCGCGGCGCACCGGACGGCGAAAATCAGAGCTTTATCCGCGCGCGATGGAACTCAAGGCCTGA
- a CDS encoding penicillin-binding protein activator, with protein sequence MAFALLGGCSVIPKGTPEAPPPVVTTPAPPTSNLPDDEGFHRVALLVPLSGENERAGRSVANAATAALIDTNAQQIRVTTYDTAPGAAAAARQALADGNRLVLGPLMGSNIDAVAGAALPADVPVISFSNDASEGQRGVFLMGTQPGQSIDNTIRYAASRGIRRIAGLVPTGTYGNRAAEGLVSAARTYGVTFTGMERYDRGNTSIRSAALRLKDRGGYDAVLIADSGRLAALAAPVLKPAGDSTQLLGTELWSGDDAIYDNRAMRGAWYSALSDERWPQFSDSYEQRFGGRPFRIATLGYDAVLITLNIARDWRVGDPFPAQRLYSRGGFLGSDGIIRFGSNGVGERAFEMREVRDTSSVTIEDAPTRFAD encoded by the coding sequence ATGGCCTTCGCGCTGCTCGGAGGCTGTTCGGTCATCCCCAAGGGCACGCCCGAAGCCCCTCCCCCCGTCGTCACCACGCCTGCGCCGCCCACCAGCAATCTGCCCGATGACGAAGGTTTCCACCGCGTCGCCTTGCTGGTTCCGCTTTCCGGCGAGAATGAACGTGCCGGCCGTTCGGTCGCCAACGCGGCAACCGCAGCGCTGATCGACACCAATGCGCAGCAAATCCGGGTCACGACCTACGACACCGCTCCGGGAGCGGCCGCCGCCGCCCGCCAGGCTCTCGCCGATGGCAACAGGCTGGTTCTCGGCCCGCTGATGGGCAGCAATATCGATGCGGTGGCAGGTGCCGCTCTGCCTGCCGACGTGCCCGTCATTTCTTTTTCGAACGATGCCAGCGAAGGCCAGCGCGGCGTGTTCCTGATGGGCACGCAGCCGGGTCAGTCGATCGATAATACGATTCGCTACGCCGCCTCGCGCGGGATCCGGCGCATTGCCGGTCTCGTCCCGACCGGGACCTATGGCAATCGCGCCGCCGAGGGCCTCGTTTCCGCCGCACGCACCTATGGTGTGACCTTCACCGGAATGGAGCGCTACGATCGCGGCAATACCTCGATCCGCAGCGCCGCCCTTCGTCTGAAAGATCGCGGCGGTTACGACGCGGTGCTGATTGCCGATAGCGGCCGTCTCGCCGCGCTTGCCGCGCCGGTGCTCAAGCCTGCTGGCGACAGCACCCAATTGCTCGGCACCGAACTGTGGAGCGGCGACGACGCGATTTACGACAACCGGGCGATGCGCGGCGCATGGTATTCGGCGCTGTCCGATGAGCGCTGGCCGCAATTCTCCGACAGTTACGAACAGCGCTTCGGCGGGCGTCCGTTCCGGATCGCCACGCTCGGCTACGATGCGGTGCTGATCACGCTCAACATCGCGCGCGACTGGCGCGTGGGCGATCCGTTCCCCGCCCAGCGGCTCTATTCGCGCGGCGGTTTCCTCGGCAGCGACGGGATTATCCGCTTCGGCTCGAACGGCGTGGGAGAGCGCGCGTTCGAAATGCGCGAGGTGCGCGACACCAGCAGCGTCACGATCGAGGACGCGCCGACCCGCTTCGCCGATTGA